One Spinacia oleracea cultivar Varoflay chromosome 4, BTI_SOV_V1, whole genome shotgun sequence DNA segment encodes these proteins:
- the LOC110799271 gene encoding organ-specific protein P4, translating to MESYIKIFFITLLSFTLLASQSDGRKDLGTYWGDMVKEQPMPEAIKDFINQREAIKDFIKDFDPIPNISVYHDNDVMKSQKDDADCNSKHHNDDELAPKKKQFADEFEPIPNISVYNN from the exons ATGGAATCCTACATCAAAATTTTCTTCATCACTCTACTTTCTTTTACCTTG CTCGCAAGCCAAAGTGATGGAAGAAAAGACCTTGGAACGTATTGGGGAGACATGGTGAAGGAGCAACCAATGCCTGAAGCTATCAAAGATTTTATAAATCAGAGAGAAGCAATTAAGGATTTCATCAAAGACTTCGATCCAATTCCTAATATCTCAGTTTACCATGACAACGATGTTatgaaatcacaaaaggatgACGCAGATTGCAACTCAAAACATCACAATGATGATGAGCTAGCACCTAAGAAGAAGCAATTTGCTGACGAATTTGAACCAATCCCTAATATTTCTGTTTACAATAATTAA
- the LOC110799272 gene encoding organ-specific protein S2 isoform X1, whose amino-acid sequence MESYIKIFFITLLCFFVLVSMHNLRFTSEIEGRKDPETYWGEMMKEQPMPEAIKDFINQREAIKDFIKDFDPIPNISVYHDNVINLKELKSKKDSDCNSQHHDDELASKKKVFDDEFEPIPNVSVYSD is encoded by the exons ATGGAATCCTACATCAAAATCTTCTTCATCACTCTACTTTGTTTTTTCGTCTTGGTAAGCATGCATAATCTACGT TTCACGAGCGAAATCGAAGGGAGAAAAGACCCAGAAACATACTGGGGAGAAATGATGAAGGAGCAACCAATGCCTGAAGCTATCAAAGATTTTATAAATCAGAGAGAAGCAATTAAGGATTTCATCAAAGACTTCGATCCAATTCCTAATATCTCAGTTTACCATGATAATGTGATCAATCTAAAAGAATTGAAATCCAAAAAGGATTCAGATTGCAACTCACAACATCATGATGATGAACTAGCATCTAAGAAGAAGgtgtttgatgatgaatttgaaCCAATCCCAAATGTTTCTGTTTACAGTGATTAA
- the LOC110799266 gene encoding BURP domain-containing protein BNM2A has product MHPQFPRCSLALPLLLLMIGYAIGENDQVHHHHQDHSTTTPHMDHSVQVFFTLKDLKVGNTIPVFFRGRNPSTSNSPHFLPREESELIPFSTFKLPYLLQLFGFSRGSSQAKAMEETLTQCLVIKPIQGETKTCATSLESMLDFVQQIFGSSTKFKALSTQNFAKSGSILQNYTVVDEPKEVLAPKIVACHTLPYPYVVYYCHYQKSESKVFKVLLRGENISNNNNNNNNNNNNNNNNNNNNNNNNNNNNIVEAVAVCHMDTSQWSPNHASFRVLKIKPGSSPVCHFFPADNLVWVPSFDIPKVLGDKVSSM; this is encoded by the exons atgcaTCCCCAATTCCCTCGTTGTAGTTTGGCTCTCCCTTTGCTTTTATTAATG ATTGGTTATGCAATTGGAGAAAATGATcaagttcatcatcatcatcaagaccATTCAACAACAACACCACATATGGACCATTCTGTTCAAGTGTTCTTCACCCTTAAAGACCTTAAGGTAGGAAACACTATACCCGTTTTCTTTCGTGGTCGAAACCCGTCTACATCAAATTCTCCTCATTTTCTTCCTAGGGAAGAATCTGAATTAATACCTTTCTCAACCTTTAAACTCCCTTATCTTCTTCAACTCTTCGGCTTTTCTCGAGGTTCGTCTCAAGCTAAAGCCATGGAAGAAACCCTAACACAATGCTTAGTAATAAAACCGATTCAAGGAGAAACTAAGACTTGTGCTACATCATTAGAATCTATGCTTGATTTCGTGCAACAAATCTTTGGTTCATCAACCAAATTTAAGGCATTGAGCACCCAAAATTTCGCGAAATCGGGTAGTATTTTGCAAAACTATACCGTAGTGGATGAACCTAAAGAAGTATTAGCTCCAAAAATTGTTGCTTGTCATACATTACCTTATCCATATGTTGTGTATTATTGTCATTACCAAAAAAGTGAAAGCAAAGTGTTTAAAGTTTTATTAAGGGGTGAAAATataagcaataataataataataataataataataataataataataataataataataataataataataataataataataataataatattgtgGAAGCTGTTGCTGTTTGTCATATGGATACCTCTCAATGGAGTCCGAATCACGCCTCGTTTCGAGTTTTGAAGATCAAACCGGGTTCATCTCCGGTTTGCCATTTCTTTCCTGCTGATAATCTTGTTTGGGTGCCATCATTTGATATTCCTAAGGTTTTAGGAGATAAGGTTTCAAGTATGTGA
- the LOC110799272 gene encoding organ-specific protein S2 isoform X2, whose product MESYIKIFFITLLCFFVLFTSEIEGRKDPETYWGEMMKEQPMPEAIKDFINQREAIKDFIKDFDPIPNISVYHDNVINLKELKSKKDSDCNSQHHDDELASKKKVFDDEFEPIPNVSVYSD is encoded by the exons ATGGAATCCTACATCAAAATCTTCTTCATCACTCTACTTTGTTTTTTCGTCTTG TTCACGAGCGAAATCGAAGGGAGAAAAGACCCAGAAACATACTGGGGAGAAATGATGAAGGAGCAACCAATGCCTGAAGCTATCAAAGATTTTATAAATCAGAGAGAAGCAATTAAGGATTTCATCAAAGACTTCGATCCAATTCCTAATATCTCAGTTTACCATGATAATGTGATCAATCTAAAAGAATTGAAATCCAAAAAGGATTCAGATTGCAACTCACAACATCATGATGATGAACTAGCATCTAAGAAGAAGgtgtttgatgatgaatttgaaCCAATCCCAAATGTTTCTGTTTACAGTGATTAA